A window of the Brumimicrobium sp. genome harbors these coding sequences:
- the dinB gene encoding DNA polymerase IV: MEETRKIIHIDMDAFYASVEQRDHPELQGLPLAVGGIGGRGVVATASYEARKYGVHSAMSMREAHRRCPILRVVLPDFQKYNQVSLQIREIFGRYTDIIEPLSLDEAYLDVTYARFEVPSATILAKRIKEDIQNELNLIASAGVSYNKFLAKIASDQDKPDGLFVITPEQGAEFMKTLPIEKFFGVGKVTAEKLKSHNIFKGADVLPYSRWELQQLFGKHGGFLYDVVRGIDNRLVQPERERKSVGVENTFSDDIIGWDRINEEFSLIFETWWTRYQKVGKKGKSLTIKVRNKDFETITRSQTEKKYVIDKQKARKIFVQLLEKAIDFESPIRLLGVSISSLEKENNPEFCQLTLW; encoded by the coding sequence GTGGAAGAGACTCGAAAAATTATTCATATCGATATGGATGCTTTTTACGCATCAGTTGAGCAGCGTGATCATCCAGAGTTACAAGGTTTGCCTTTAGCTGTTGGTGGAATAGGTGGGAGAGGAGTGGTGGCTACTGCGAGTTATGAGGCTCGGAAATATGGCGTTCATTCAGCTATGTCGATGCGGGAAGCACACCGAAGATGCCCCATTTTACGGGTTGTTTTACCAGACTTTCAAAAATACAATCAAGTTTCGCTTCAGATACGTGAAATATTTGGTCGCTATACGGATATTATAGAACCATTATCTCTAGATGAGGCATACTTGGATGTTACTTATGCTCGATTTGAAGTTCCTTCCGCTACTATTTTGGCTAAAAGAATTAAGGAAGATATTCAGAATGAATTGAATTTAATCGCTTCGGCTGGGGTATCGTATAATAAATTTTTAGCTAAGATAGCTTCCGATCAAGATAAACCCGACGGCTTATTTGTGATTACACCTGAACAGGGAGCCGAATTTATGAAAACCTTACCTATTGAAAAATTCTTTGGTGTTGGCAAAGTAACAGCTGAAAAATTAAAATCTCATAATATCTTTAAAGGAGCAGACGTATTACCATATTCTCGTTGGGAATTACAGCAGTTATTTGGCAAACATGGTGGCTTCTTATATGATGTGGTACGTGGAATTGACAACAGACTCGTTCAACCTGAAAGAGAAAGAAAAAGTGTTGGTGTAGAAAACACTTTTTCTGATGATATTATAGGTTGGGATAGAATTAATGAGGAATTTTCACTCATTTTTGAGACATGGTGGACACGCTACCAAAAAGTTGGAAAGAAAGGAAAATCACTAACCATTAAGGTGCGTAATAAAGACTTTGAAACGATTACACGTTCTCAAACTGAAAAAAAATATGTGATAGACAAACAAAAAGCTAGAAAAATTTTTGTGCAGTTATTAGAGAAAGCAATTGATTTTGAGAGTCCTATACGTTTATTAGGAGTATCAATTAGTAGTCTAGAAAAAGAAAATAATCCAGAATTTTGTCAACTAACATTATGGTAG
- a CDS encoding DUF1295 domain-containing protein — translation MITYAHYVSFAWIWIAIATLIFLILLFITAPYGRHTKSTWGPLINNNLGWVLMEVFLLLVLYYFVFDGSNIQSTVNWIIIGLISFHYLNRSLVFPFRLRTKGKKMPVIIMLMGMFFNLANGFLFGYYLGNFRVYSIDWLITPQFIIGSLIFIFGVVINWQSDTVLINLRKPGETGYKIPQGRFFKYVSCPNLMGEVIEWLGFAILTWSLPGLAFFLWTSANLIPRALSHHKWYLSKFEDYPKERKAVIPFLF, via the coding sequence ATGATTACGTACGCACATTATGTTTCTTTTGCTTGGATATGGATTGCTATTGCAACACTTATCTTTTTAATTCTGCTATTTATTACAGCACCTTACGGCAGACATACAAAGTCAACATGGGGACCCTTGATTAATAATAATCTAGGTTGGGTGTTAATGGAGGTTTTCCTATTACTTGTTCTTTATTATTTTGTATTTGATGGAAGCAATATTCAATCAACGGTTAATTGGATTATCATTGGATTAATTAGCTTCCATTATTTAAATAGAAGTCTTGTTTTTCCTTTTCGATTAAGAACGAAAGGCAAGAAAATGCCTGTCATAATTATGCTTATGGGGATGTTCTTTAATTTAGCAAATGGCTTTCTATTTGGGTATTATTTAGGGAATTTCAGAGTGTATAGCATAGATTGGTTAATTACACCTCAATTTATAATTGGCTCACTTATCTTTATTTTTGGGGTGGTAATAAATTGGCAATCCGATACTGTTTTAATTAATCTCAGAAAGCCAGGAGAAACTGGGTATAAGATACCACAAGGTCGTTTCTTTAAATATGTAAGTTGTCCTAATTTAATGGGTGAAGTGATTGAGTGGTTAGGATTTGCTATCCTTACATGGAGCTTGCCAGGTTTAGCTTTTTTCTTATGGACCTCGGCGAATTTAATCCCACGTGCGCTATCACATCACAAATGGTACCTTTCAAAGTTTGAAGATTATCCTAAAGAAAGAAAAGCGGTTATTCCATTTCTTTTTTAA
- a CDS encoding NAD-dependent epimerase/dehydratase family protein, with product MIVGVTGATGYIGYSICVELLKQNYEVIALIYDEKPEIAELPIKKIKGNILDSSTLIPFVEQCEVIIHAAGIIKLCYGFDQQLYDINVKGTFNLLEMAQKANVRRVLYLSSIHVYKQHPYHEELNEKREFVFQNSVYYDQTKKEGHELCIKLAKEGKLETVVLCPTSVIGPPDFLPSKAGKGILDIANGKVPAVVKGGFNFVDVRDVAQAVVSAISLGRSGETYILGGEYATIKQMADLVLEAKGKKKRLRTVPIALAYLGVPLVKMYAKLTKTEPIYDKLYLDILNDGNTQISSEKSKKELNFNPRPLKTTIFDAINWFMDN from the coding sequence ATGATAGTAGGTGTAACAGGTGCAACGGGATATATAGGTTATTCGATTTGTGTTGAGTTGTTAAAACAAAACTATGAGGTGATTGCACTTATCTATGATGAAAAGCCTGAAATTGCTGAATTACCGATAAAAAAAATAAAGGGAAATATTTTAGATTCTTCCACCCTTATTCCTTTTGTAGAGCAATGTGAAGTGATTATCCATGCAGCTGGTATTATTAAGTTATGTTATGGATTTGACCAGCAATTATACGATATCAACGTAAAAGGGACATTTAACTTACTAGAGATGGCTCAAAAGGCGAATGTTCGGAGAGTATTGTATTTAAGTTCTATTCATGTTTATAAACAACATCCATATCATGAAGAGTTGAATGAAAAGCGCGAATTTGTATTTCAAAACTCAGTGTATTACGACCAAACGAAAAAAGAAGGACATGAGCTATGTATTAAATTAGCGAAAGAAGGAAAACTAGAAACAGTTGTATTATGCCCTACATCTGTTATTGGACCACCTGATTTTTTACCTTCTAAAGCAGGAAAGGGAATTTTAGATATAGCCAATGGAAAAGTGCCAGCTGTAGTAAAAGGCGGATTTAATTTTGTGGATGTAAGAGATGTGGCTCAAGCTGTTGTTAGTGCTATTTCTCTTGGAAGAAGTGGAGAGACATATATTCTAGGAGGTGAATATGCTACTATTAAACAAATGGCAGATTTAGTTTTGGAGGCCAAAGGAAAGAAAAAAAGATTACGTACAGTTCCTATTGCATTAGCTTATTTAGGAGTACCTCTTGTAAAGATGTATGCAAAGTTAACCAAGACAGAACCCATATATGATAAGCTGTACCTTGATATATTAAATGATGGAAATACTCAGATTTCATCTGAAAAATCTAAAAAGGAATTGAATTTCAATCCACGTCCTCTAAAAACTACTATATTTGATGCAATCAATTGGTTTATGGACAATTAA